One window of Mauremys reevesii isolate NIE-2019 linkage group 4, ASM1616193v1, whole genome shotgun sequence genomic DNA carries:
- the RASSF10 gene encoding ras association domain-containing protein 10, giving the protein MGYFPSAGRRSPVAPAPMEPEERKISVWLCQEEKLISGLSRRTTCSDVVRVVLEDNSQRQQLAAPQESGGGMLSGPPESYCIVEKWRGFERILPNKTKILRLWAAWGDEQENVRFVLVRSEASLPNAGPRSAEARVVLSKERPCHGLGAARASLALTQEKQRRVVRKAFRKLAKINKKRQQPLAKEASSAERMETLVHLVLSQDHTIRQQIQRLRELDREIDRYEAKIHLDRMKRHGVNYVQDTYLVGASSCELEASRELELESGSGSGPDGAAGQLEEYARKCEEVLQLQEQRTRQEELLEHLAGEIQEELNERWMKRRREELAAAKGSSSCLFEPECNTTELSGGAGSELHVEQERVKTQLSTSLYIGLRLSTDLEAIKTDLDYTQRAREDRERELQRLLETLNTLDFADTQAAAQILLPEERAPGGPALHEAGLGAPVGSSDVWEGQARGRCKACEENDEDSDTGLSSMHSQDSDSVPVCESLV; this is encoded by the coding sequence ATGGGGTATTTCCCCTCTGCTGGGAGGCGCAGCCCGGTGGCCCCAGCCCCGATGGAGCCGGAGGAGAGGAAGATCTCGGTGTGGCTCTGCCAGGAGGAGAAGTTGATCTCTGGCCTCTCCAGACGCACCACTTGCTCCGACGTGGTGCGGGTGGTGCTGGAGGACAACAGCCAGCGGCAGCAGCTGGCCGCCCCGCAGGAGTCCGGCGGGGGGATGCTCTCGGGCCCCCCCGAGTCCTACTGCATCGTGGAGAAGTGGAGGGGCTTCGAGAGGATCCTGCCCAACAAGACCAAGATcctgaggctctgggctgcctggggGGACGAGCAGGAGAACGTCCGCTTCGTGCTGGTCCGCAGCGAGGCGTCCCTGCCCAACGCGGGGCCCCGCAGCGCCGAGGCCAGGGTGGTGCTGAGCAAGGAGCGCCCCTGCCATGGCCTCGGGGCGGCCCGGGCCAGCCTGGCGCTCACGCAGGAGAAGCAGCGCCGGGTGGTGAGAAAAGCCTTCCGGAAACTGGCCAAGATCAACAAGAAACGGCAGCAGCCGCTGGCCAAGGAGGCGTCCTCGGCGGAGAGGatggagaccctggtgcacctgGTGCTGTCGCAGGACCACACCATCCGCCAGCAGATCCAGCGGCTCCGGGAGCTGGACCGGGAGATCGACAGGTACGAGGCTAAGATCCACCTGGACCGCATGAAGCGGCACGGCGTGAACTACGTGCAGGACACCTACCTGGTGGGGGCCAGCAGCTGCGAGCTGGAGGCGAgccgggagctggagctggagtcgggctcgggctcgggcccGGACGGGGCGGCCGGGCAGCTGGAGGAGTACGCCAGGAAGTGCgaggaggtgctgcagctgcaggagcagcGGACGAGGCAGGAAGAGCTGCTGGAGCACCTGGCCGGCGAGATCCAGGAGGAGCTGAACGAGCGCTGGATGAAGCGGCGCCGGGAGGAGCTGGCCGCAGCCAAGGGCTCCAGTTCCTGCCTCTTCGAGCCCGAGTGCAACACCACGGAGCTGAGCGGCGGGGCCGGCAGCGAGCTCCACGTGGAGCAGGAGCGCGTGAAGACCCAGCTGAGCACCAGCCTCTACATCGGGCTCCGGCTGAGCACGGACTTAGAGGCGATCAAAACGGACCTGGATTACACGCAGCGCGCGCGCGAGGACAGGGAGCGGGAGCTGCAGCGCCTGCTGGAGACGCTGAATACCTTGGACTTCGCGGACACCCAGGCGGCAGCTCAGATCCTCCTCCCCGAGGAGCGCGCTCCCGGCGGCCCTGCCTTACacgaggctgggctgggggctcccgTGGGCAGCTCAGACGTCTGGGAGGGCCAAGCCAGGGGGCGGTGCAAGGCCTGCGAGGAGAACGATGAGGACTCGGATACAGGACTGAGCTCCATGCACAGCCAGGACTCTGACTCTGTCCCAGTCTGTGAATCGCTTGTATAG